A region of Faecalibacterium taiwanense DNA encodes the following proteins:
- a CDS encoding rod shape-determining protein — protein MGLFSKDVGIDLGTANTLVYMKGKGIIMREPSVVAVDTKTDEVRCVGAEAKAVIGRTPGSIVAVRPLKDGVIADFDITTNMLENFLKKACGNSMFSRPRVVICIPSGVTEVERRAVREATLKAGARQVSVIEEPMAAAIGAGLPISEPTGSMIVDIGGGTAEIAVISLGGIVASRSVRMAGDMFDQAIIAFIKRKYNLLIGERTAEQIKIEIGSAYALDPEMTMEIKGRNLVDGLPKNIVVHSEDVREALLECLVKITSAIKETLERTPPELSADIIDRGITLTGGGALLRGLDQLIQSETGIDVHIAEDPLDCVAKGAGAVLDHVDVLHDVLDTDGGHM, from the coding sequence ATGGGCCTGTTTTCTAAAGATGTAGGTATCGATCTGGGTACCGCAAATACTCTGGTATATATGAAGGGCAAGGGCATCATCATGCGGGAGCCTTCGGTCGTGGCTGTGGATACCAAGACCGACGAGGTACGCTGTGTGGGTGCCGAGGCAAAGGCTGTCATTGGCCGTACCCCCGGCAGCATCGTGGCTGTGCGTCCGCTGAAGGATGGCGTGATCGCTGACTTTGACATCACCACCAACATGCTGGAAAATTTCCTCAAGAAGGCATGCGGCAACAGCATGTTCTCCCGCCCCCGCGTGGTCATCTGCATCCCGTCCGGCGTTACCGAGGTGGAGCGCCGCGCTGTGCGCGAGGCTACCCTGAAGGCCGGTGCCCGTCAGGTGTCCGTCATTGAGGAACCCATGGCAGCAGCCATCGGTGCGGGCCTGCCCATCAGCGAGCCTACCGGCAGCATGATCGTGGATATCGGCGGCGGCACGGCTGAGATCGCTGTGATCTCTCTGGGCGGCATCGTGGCCTCCCGCAGCGTGCGCATGGCAGGTGATATGTTCGATCAGGCCATCATCGCCTTCATCAAGCGCAAGTACAACCTGCTGATCGGTGAGCGCACCGCAGAGCAGATCAAGATCGAGATCGGCTCCGCCTATGCGCTGGACCCCGAAATGACCATGGAGATCAAGGGCCGTAACCTCGTGGACGGCCTGCCCAAGAACATCGTCGTCCACTCGGAGGATGTGCGCGAAGCTCTGCTGGAGTGTCTGGTCAAGATCACCAGCGCCATCAAGGAAACGCTGGAGCGCACCCCGCCGGAGCTGAGTGCGGATATCATCGACCGCGGCATCACCCTGACCGGCGGCGGCGCACTGCTGCGCGGTCTGGATCAGCTGATCCAAAGCGAGACCGGCATCGACGTACACATTGCGGAAGACCCGCTGGACTGCGTGGCCAAGGGTGCCGGTGCGGTGCTGGATCATGTGGATGTCCTGCATGACGTGCTGGACACCGACGGCGGCCACATGTAA
- a CDS encoding nucleoside triphosphate pyrophosphatase, whose product MNLILASGSPRRRELLSLYTTNFTVCVSDFDESAVQAATPAHLVEQLARGKCLAVSAQHPGAVVIGCDTVVDVNGEVFGKPHSEEDAKRMLRALSGATHEVHTGVCISDGARTESFVDSCRVTFFPLGEEEIDFYASTAEPYDKAGAYAIQGRAALWLDRIEGDYYTIMGLPVSRTVQLLAHFV is encoded by the coding sequence ATGAACCTGATCTTAGCTTCCGGCAGCCCGCGCAGGCGGGAGCTGCTCTCCTTATATACCACCAATTTCACCGTCTGCGTCAGTGACTTTGACGAAAGTGCGGTGCAGGCCGCTACGCCTGCCCATCTGGTGGAACAGCTGGCCCGGGGCAAGTGCCTTGCTGTTTCGGCCCAGCATCCGGGCGCTGTGGTCATCGGCTGTGATACGGTGGTGGATGTGAATGGCGAGGTGTTCGGCAAGCCCCACAGCGAAGAGGACGCAAAGCGGATGCTGCGCGCCCTTTCCGGTGCCACCCACGAGGTGCACACCGGTGTGTGCATCTCGGACGGTGCGCGTACTGAAAGCTTTGTGGACAGCTGCCGCGTTACCTTCTTCCCGCTGGGTGAAGAGGAGATCGACTTCTACGCTTCCACCGCCGAACCCTACGATAAAGCCGGTGCCTATGCCATTCAGGGGCGGGCGGCCCTCTGGCTGGACCGTATTGAGGGCGACTACTACACCATCATGGGTCTGCCGGTGAGCCGCACCGTACAGCTGCTGGCACATTTTGTGTGA
- the dut gene encoding dUTP diphosphatase, with protein sequence MEPITVKYKVLDTRAKVPSYATPGSAAADLCAVLDAPLTLAPMERALVPTGLAIELPGPHSVALVYARSGLSIKYGLCMANGVGVVDSDYRGELKVPMVNLGREAYTIQPGERVAQLCIAPVYTAAFVPAEELGDTQRGEGGFGSTGK encoded by the coding sequence ATGGAACCCATCACAGTAAAATATAAGGTATTGGACACCCGTGCCAAGGTGCCCTCTTACGCAACCCCCGGCTCTGCTGCCGCCGACCTGTGCGCCGTACTGGACGCGCCGCTCACCCTTGCCCCCATGGAGCGGGCACTGGTGCCCACCGGCCTTGCCATCGAGCTGCCCGGCCCCCACAGCGTGGCACTGGTGTACGCACGCAGCGGCCTTTCCATCAAGTACGGCCTGTGCATGGCCAACGGCGTGGGCGTGGTGGACAGCGATTACCGCGGCGAGCTGAAGGTGCCCATGGTCAATCTGGGCAGGGAAGCCTACACCATCCAGCCCGGTGAGCGTGTGGCCCAGCTGTGCATCGCACCGGTGTACACCGCTGCCTTTGTGCCTGCCGAAGAGCTGGGCGATACCCAGCGCGGCGAGGGCGGCTTTGGCTCTACCGGAAAGTGA
- a CDS encoding SPFH domain-containing protein, with protein MVMFFLILALVFVVLLVIITNIVIVPQSKVYVVERLGSYSDTWSAGLHIKIPFIERIAKKVSLKEQVADFPPQPVITRDNVTMQIDTVVFFQVMDAKLYTYGVNQPIAAIESLSATTLRNIIGEMELDHTLTSRDVINGKITAILDEATDKWGIKVNRVEVKNIIPPREIQEAMEKQMKAEREKRAVILKADGEKQAAITAAEGEKEAAILRADAVKQQRILEAEGEAQAILAVQKANADAIRLLNEAMPSDKVLAIRSLEALAKVANGKATKIIIPSELQNLGGVVPSIKELMTDPKDAE; from the coding sequence ATGGTCATGTTTTTTCTGATCCTCGCGCTGGTCTTTGTCGTCCTGCTGGTGATCATCACCAATATCGTCATCGTGCCCCAGTCCAAGGTGTATGTCGTTGAGCGGCTGGGCAGCTACTCCGACACATGGTCGGCAGGCCTGCACATTAAGATTCCCTTCATCGAGCGCATCGCCAAAAAGGTGAGCCTGAAAGAGCAGGTGGCAGACTTTCCCCCTCAGCCGGTCATCACCCGCGATAACGTTACCATGCAGATCGATACCGTGGTGTTCTTTCAGGTGATGGATGCCAAGCTCTACACCTACGGTGTCAACCAGCCCATTGCGGCAATCGAAAGCCTGTCCGCCACCACCCTGCGCAACATCATCGGCGAAATGGAGCTGGACCACACCCTGACCAGCCGCGATGTCATCAACGGCAAGATCACCGCCATCCTGGACGAAGCCACCGACAAGTGGGGCATCAAGGTGAACCGCGTGGAAGTGAAGAACATCATCCCGCCGCGTGAAATTCAGGAAGCCATGGAGAAACAGATGAAGGCTGAGCGCGAGAAGCGCGCCGTCATCCTGAAAGCCGACGGTGAAAAGCAGGCCGCCATTACCGCCGCTGAGGGCGAAAAGGAAGCCGCCATCCTGCGCGCGGATGCTGTGAAGCAGCAGCGCATTCTGGAAGCCGAGGGCGAAGCACAGGCCATTCTGGCCGTGCAGAAGGCCAATGCCGACGCCATCCGCCTGTTGAACGAGGCCATGCCCAGCGATAAGGTTCTGGCCATCCGCAGTCTGGAAGCTCTGGCCAAGGTGGCCAACGGCAAGGCAACCAAGATCATCATTCCTTCGGAGCTTCAGAATCTGGGCGGCGTGGTGCCCAGCATCAAAGAGCTGATGACCGACCCGAAGGACGCAGAATAA
- a CDS encoding cell division protein ZapA: MVNKVRVNIAGTPYAIATTDPEKYILSLAKKLDEDITKLLDDNANLSVTKAAVFCAMDYLDEYRKSTGSAENMRSQIQDYIADATRAKLAEDKVKAENEVLRREAAALREQLEKMRNKEARREERAQQAAQQSAAEGEADKAE, encoded by the coding sequence ATGGTCAACAAGGTACGGGTGAACATTGCAGGTACGCCGTATGCCATTGCTACGACGGACCCGGAAAAATATATTTTGTCGCTGGCGAAAAAGCTGGATGAAGACATTACCAAGCTTTTGGACGATAATGCGAATCTTTCGGTGACGAAGGCGGCGGTGTTCTGCGCCATGGATTATCTGGACGAATACCGCAAGAGCACCGGCAGCGCGGAGAATATGCGCAGCCAGATCCAGGATTACATTGCGGATGCCACCCGCGCAAAGCTGGCGGAAGATAAGGTCAAAGCAGAGAATGAGGTGCTGCGGCGGGAAGCTGCCGCCCTGCGCGAACAACTGGAAAAGATGCGCAATAAGGAAGCCCGGCGCGAGGAGCGCGCCCAGCAGGCGGCACAGCAGTCTGCTGCCGAGGGCGAAGCGGACAAGGCGGAATAA
- a CDS encoding NfeD family protein, whose translation MNPVPFLWLAAVVGFLLLEASTFSMTSVWFAVGAAAALLTCLFTDSFRAQALVFIVVSILCLLAFRPLAAKLRQKITPTNGDRNLGREATVLTTVTADLPGRVRLDGVDWNARCATPGDILTPGQRCRVTELHSTLLIVEPVLTESRRA comes from the coding sequence ATGAACCCTGTTCCATTTCTCTGGCTGGCTGCCGTGGTGGGCTTTTTGCTGTTGGAGGCTTCCACCTTCAGCATGACCTCCGTCTGGTTCGCCGTCGGCGCAGCTGCCGCCCTGCTCACCTGCCTGTTCACGGATTCGTTCCGGGCGCAGGCCCTGGTGTTCATCGTGGTAAGCATTCTGTGCCTGCTGGCGTTCCGGCCGCTGGCTGCAAAGCTGCGCCAGAAAATCACCCCCACCAATGGCGACCGGAACCTTGGCCGGGAGGCCACCGTGCTGACCACCGTCACCGCCGACCTGCCGGGCCGTGTGCGACTGGACGGCGTGGACTGGAATGCCCGCTGCGCCACTCCCGGCGACATTCTCACCCCCGGGCAGCGCTGCCGTGTGACCGAACTGCACAGCACCCTGCTCATCGTGGAGCCCGTATTGACCGAAAGCCGCAGAGCGTGA
- a CDS encoding glycogen/starch/alpha-glucan phosphorylase, with protein sequence MTSKEFGKLLQDKLTSEYGVELSVASNQQIYRSLALICRQMMSENHKKFQSKAIGTGTKQVYYLCMEFLMGRSLKTSLLNLGLDEVAKKALSDADISIDSIFEEEPDAGLGNGGLGRLAACYLDGMATTGICGTGYSILYEYGIFKQKIVDGWQQERADNWLPGGQVWLKSRPDQAVEVRFDGEIHENWDNGFHYIQHTNYNSVMAVPSDMYVQGYDGKGVAKLRLWQAKAPDFDMSSFSLGNYNTAMSKNANAELISKVLYPNDNHVEGKILRLRQQYFLSAASIGDIVQNHLSSYATLENLPDKVAIQLNDTHPTLAIPEMMRILLDECGFGWDKAFDICQKVFSYTNHTVMAEALEKWNVDIFKMTLPRIYQIVVEMDRRARAELEKVFPGDKGKIDYMALIGDNQVRMANICAYTANSINGVSKLHSQIIKDSVFHDYYLFKPQAFKNVTNGIAYRRWLLASNPGLCKLLDETIGDGYKHDASDLSKLNKFENDKTILKRLNEIKLENKTSFANYLAKSTGQIIDPNSIFDCQVKRMHEYKRQHLNALNIAAQYLYLKENPNADFIPKTYIFGAKAAPGYYMAKQMIRMICKLGDLINNDPAVRDKLRVVYLEEYCVSLSEHLMPAAEVSEQISLAGTEASGTGNMKFMLNGAITLGTLDGANVEIADAAGKENELIFGMLTPEVNNLKQVGYHPNAFIMGDDVANNALNFLERGWNGENFHEVTENLRSSDPYMVMADFKDYRRAQADLQKLYADREKWAHMSLKNIANSGIFSADRSVLDYAHDIWYASPVPMGK encoded by the coding sequence ATGACATCGAAAGAATTCGGTAAACTTCTTCAGGACAAGCTCACCAGCGAGTACGGCGTGGAGCTGAGCGTTGCTTCCAACCAGCAGATCTACCGCTCTCTGGCTCTGATCTGCCGCCAGATGATGAGTGAGAACCACAAGAAGTTCCAGTCCAAGGCCATTGGCACCGGCACCAAGCAGGTGTATTATCTGTGCATGGAGTTCCTGATGGGCCGCAGCCTGAAGACCAGCCTGCTGAACCTGGGTCTGGACGAGGTGGCAAAAAAGGCCCTGTCCGACGCTGATATCAGCATTGACAGCATCTTTGAGGAAGAGCCGGATGCAGGTCTGGGCAACGGCGGTCTGGGCCGTCTGGCTGCCTGCTATCTGGACGGCATGGCCACCACCGGCATCTGCGGCACCGGCTACTCCATCCTGTACGAGTACGGCATCTTCAAGCAGAAGATCGTGGACGGCTGGCAGCAGGAGCGTGCCGACAACTGGCTGCCCGGCGGTCAGGTCTGGCTGAAGAGCCGCCCCGATCAGGCTGTGGAAGTGCGCTTTGACGGCGAGATCCACGAGAACTGGGACAACGGCTTCCACTATATCCAGCACACCAACTACAACAGCGTCATGGCTGTTCCCTCTGATATGTATGTGCAGGGCTACGACGGCAAGGGCGTTGCAAAGCTGCGCCTGTGGCAGGCAAAGGCCCCGGACTTTGATATGTCCAGCTTCTCTCTGGGCAACTACAACACTGCAATGAGCAAGAACGCCAATGCAGAGCTGATCTCCAAGGTGCTGTACCCCAACGATAACCATGTTGAGGGCAAGATCCTGCGCCTGCGCCAGCAGTACTTCCTGTCTGCCGCATCCATCGGCGATATCGTCCAGAACCATCTGTCCAGCTATGCGACCCTCGAGAACCTGCCCGACAAGGTGGCCATCCAACTGAACGACACCCACCCCACCCTCGCCATCCCCGAGATGATGCGCATTCTGCTGGATGAGTGCGGCTTTGGCTGGGACAAGGCATTCGACATCTGCCAGAAGGTCTTCTCCTATACCAACCACACCGTCATGGCTGAGGCTCTGGAAAAGTGGAACGTGGACATCTTCAAGATGACCCTGCCCCGCATCTACCAGATCGTGGTGGAGATGGACCGCCGCGCCCGCGCAGAGCTGGAGAAGGTCTTCCCCGGCGACAAGGGCAAGATCGACTATATGGCACTGATCGGCGACAATCAGGTGCGCATGGCAAACATCTGCGCCTACACCGCCAACAGCATCAACGGCGTGTCCAAGCTGCACAGCCAGATCATCAAGGACAGCGTCTTCCACGATTACTACCTGTTCAAGCCGCAGGCCTTCAAGAACGTGACCAACGGCATCGCTTACCGCCGCTGGCTGCTGGCCTCTAACCCCGGCCTGTGCAAGCTGCTGGACGAGACCATCGGCGACGGCTACAAGCATGATGCTTCCGATCTGTCCAAGCTGAACAAGTTTGAGAACGACAAGACCATTCTCAAGCGCCTGAACGAGATCAAGCTGGAGAACAAGACCAGCTTTGCCAACTATCTGGCAAAGAGCACCGGTCAGATCATCGACCCGAACTCCATCTTTGACTGTCAGGTCAAGCGTATGCACGAGTACAAGCGCCAGCACCTGAACGCGCTGAACATCGCTGCCCAGTACCTGTACCTGAAAGAGAACCCCAACGCCGACTTCATCCCCAAGACCTATATTTTCGGTGCAAAGGCTGCTCCCGGTTACTACATGGCAAAGCAGATGATCCGCATGATCTGCAAGCTGGGCGACCTCATTAACAACGACCCCGCTGTGCGCGACAAGCTGCGCGTGGTCTATCTGGAAGAGTACTGCGTCTCTCTGAGCGAGCACCTGATGCCCGCCGCCGAGGTCTCTGAGCAGATCTCTCTGGCCGGCACCGAGGCTTCCGGTACCGGCAACATGAAGTTCATGCTGAACGGCGCTATCACTCTGGGCACTCTGGACGGCGCAAACGTGGAGATCGCAGACGCTGCCGGCAAGGAGAACGAGCTGATCTTCGGTATGCTGACCCCCGAGGTGAACAACCTCAAGCAGGTGGGCTACCATCCCAACGCTTTCATCATGGGCGACGATGTTGCCAACAACGCTCTGAACTTTCTGGAGCGCGGCTGGAACGGCGAGAACTTCCACGAAGTGACCGAGAACCTGCGCAGCAGCGACCCGTATATGGTCATGGCCGACTTCAAGGATTACCGCCGCGCACAGGCCGACCTGCAGAAGCTGTATGCCGACCGCGAGAAGTGGGCACACATGAGCCTGAAGAACATTGCCAACAGCGGCATCTTCAGCGCCGACCGCTCTGTGCTGGATTACGCACACGACATCTGGTACGCTTCCCCGGTGCCCATGGGCAAGTAA
- a CDS encoding DUF3656 domain-containing protein, whose protein sequence is MSKIEILAPVGNEEMLRAAVFSGADAVYLGFSGFNARTSANNFNADTLKDAVTFCHARGVAVHVALNTTVYGGELPALEQAIRAVAASGADAVICQDLAVATLIGKIAPQLPRHGSTQMSVHSLQGALELKELGFTRVVLARELSMPEVEHITKHCGIETECFVHGALCMCVSGQCYMSAFLGGRSGNRGSCAGPCRLPFEANTLPEGKPGRLHHLSLKDNSVIDKLDKLQALGVASAKIEGRLRTPEYVAAAVSACLAGREGRAYDRDLLKNAFSRSGFTSGYLDGKIDGTMFGVRSEADAEQTKKTLPMLRELYRRERSRVPVKMKLEIEEGGEKLTVTDADGSKAFAYGDAEPQPARTDPTESLHRSLAKTGGTPFAVEDQDIAVEMDGGPWFIPGSAVNELRREALDALLKKREVLRPWPTTEEHVPALPLRTLPPHRTLRARFESWEQVPERALDGVEYLILPIAQADRVPREWRAKTLLELPRVMFGKLEEDTARRIAATQDSGFAGYEVSNIAHLRLCRGLPMSGSFGLNITNQLAAQFYADNGLGSMLILPEVKDSDISTIAPTHNGRPVPTGVLVYGHMPLMITRACPLQNIHDCAHCDKTGVLTDRKAKKFPVRCGLGVRTIYNPVPIYMGDKPGALTVDYGVAYFTLESREEAAKILEMIRTHAPFEGDFTRGLYFKGTN, encoded by the coding sequence ATGTCAAAGATCGAGATCCTTGCCCCGGTGGGCAATGAAGAAATGCTGCGTGCCGCTGTATTCAGCGGTGCCGACGCAGTGTATCTGGGTTTTTCGGGTTTCAATGCCCGCACCAGTGCCAACAATTTTAACGCGGATACGCTGAAAGATGCGGTCACCTTCTGCCATGCGCGGGGCGTGGCTGTGCATGTGGCGCTGAACACCACCGTCTATGGCGGCGAGCTGCCCGCGCTGGAACAGGCCATCCGTGCCGTTGCAGCCAGCGGTGCCGATGCGGTCATCTGTCAGGATCTGGCAGTGGCAACGCTGATCGGTAAAATTGCACCGCAGCTGCCGCGCCACGGCTCCACCCAGATGAGCGTGCACAGCCTGCAGGGTGCGCTGGAGCTCAAGGAGCTGGGCTTCACCCGCGTGGTGCTGGCCCGTGAGCTGAGCATGCCCGAGGTGGAGCATATCACAAAGCACTGCGGCATCGAGACCGAGTGCTTCGTGCACGGCGCGCTGTGCATGTGCGTCAGCGGCCAGTGCTACATGTCGGCCTTTCTGGGCGGACGCAGCGGCAACCGCGGTTCCTGTGCCGGCCCGTGCCGCCTGCCGTTTGAGGCAAATACCCTGCCGGAGGGCAAGCCGGGCCGCCTGCACCACCTGTCCTTAAAGGATAATTCGGTCATTGATAAGCTGGACAAGCTGCAGGCGCTTGGCGTGGCATCGGCAAAAATCGAGGGCCGTCTGCGCACGCCGGAGTATGTGGCGGCGGCAGTCAGCGCCTGTCTTGCAGGCCGCGAGGGCCGCGCCTACGACCGCGATCTGTTGAAGAATGCTTTCAGCCGTTCCGGCTTCACCTCCGGCTATCTGGATGGAAAGATCGACGGCACCATGTTCGGCGTGCGCAGTGAAGCAGACGCAGAGCAGACCAAAAAGACCCTGCCCATGCTGCGGGAGCTTTACCGCCGTGAGCGCAGCCGCGTGCCGGTAAAGATGAAGCTGGAAATTGAAGAGGGTGGCGAAAAGCTCACTGTCACCGATGCAGACGGCAGCAAGGCCTTTGCCTATGGGGATGCAGAGCCGCAGCCTGCCCGTACTGATCCCACCGAAAGCCTGCACCGCAGCCTTGCCAAGACCGGCGGCACGCCTTTTGCGGTGGAAGATCAGGACATTGCCGTGGAAATGGACGGTGGGCCGTGGTTTATCCCGGGCAGTGCGGTGAACGAGCTGCGCCGCGAAGCGCTGGATGCCCTGCTCAAAAAGCGGGAAGTGCTGCGCCCATGGCCCACCACCGAGGAGCATGTGCCTGCCCTGCCGCTGCGCACCCTGCCGCCTCACCGTACCCTGCGTGCCCGGTTTGAGAGCTGGGAGCAGGTGCCGGAGCGGGCGCTTGACGGCGTCGAGTATCTCATCCTGCCCATTGCGCAGGCCGACCGCGTGCCCCGGGAATGGCGGGCAAAGACCCTTTTGGAACTACCCCGGGTCATGTTTGGCAAGCTGGAAGAGGATACCGCCCGCCGCATCGCGGCCACGCAGGACTCCGGTTTTGCAGGCTATGAGGTGAGCAATATCGCCCACCTGCGCCTGTGCCGGGGCCTGCCCATGAGCGGCAGCTTTGGCCTGAACATCACGAACCAGCTGGCCGCGCAGTTCTACGCGGACAACGGCCTTGGCTCCATGCTCATCCTGCCCGAGGTGAAGGACAGCGACATCAGCACCATTGCGCCCACCCATAACGGCAGGCCGGTGCCCACCGGCGTGCTGGTGTACGGCCATATGCCGCTGATGATCACCCGTGCCTGCCCGCTGCAGAACATCCACGACTGCGCCCACTGCGACAAGACCGGCGTGCTGACCGACCGCAAGGCCAAGAAGTTCCCAGTGCGGTGCGGCCTTGGTGTGCGCACCATCTATAACCCTGTACCTATTTATATGGGGGATAAGCCGGGCGCTTTGACGGTGGACTACGGTGTGGCTTACTTCACGCTGGAAAGCCGGGAGGAAGCGGCCAAAATTCTGGAGATGATCCGCACCCATGCACCCTTTGAAGGTGATTTTACCCGTGGGTTGTATTTTAAAGGTACGAACTGA
- a CDS encoding glycoside hydrolase family 13 protein: MSCLFNSYDPYFKQPFGALRAGQTVRLTLCIPEELGYVDPHLVLQKEGKYDVPVHYRMKFDGQTPQQNHFSVELPLNDPGLYFYYFDLYTDFRRIYRGPDNCGVVSWQEGEKWQITVYDAGFQTPECIKGKVFYQIFPDRFCEGIENKPMPFPDRLYQADKHAEPFWQPNETGGHLNEDYFGGDLEGIRIKLPYLREMGVDYLYLNPIFEAHSNHRYNTADYLNVDPLLGTNEEFEVLCREAAKYGIGIVLDGVFSHTGSDSRYFNREGRYGDGGAYRDPNSPYRSWYDFDPKYKGGYRSWWGFETLPEVNEENPSYVEFITGEGGVIDTWLRRGAAGFRLDVADELPDDFIEKIRAAVKRVSPEKFLLGEVWEDATTKYGFGQRRTYLLGKGLDSVMNYPFKNAVLDFVKGKPAEQAMGEILSICEHYPAPAMDTALNFLSTHDTERALTVIADEPANGRGREWQSGRCVTGEAYEEGMLRLRMAYAIIYTLPGVPCLYYGDEIGMQGYRDPFNRAFFCWDSHEKRLKPVLAQLAQLRHTCEAFRTGELRVLRAQDGILHYQRVGEAETAEVIVNRSEHIIVEPLASGKHTEVNPMGFTIVVEENGHNPNHSYYDIT; the protein is encoded by the coding sequence TTGTCTTGTCTGTTCAATAGCTACGACCCCTATTTCAAGCAGCCATTTGGTGCGCTGCGGGCCGGTCAGACCGTGCGCCTGACCCTGTGCATCCCGGAAGAGCTGGGCTATGTCGATCCTCATCTGGTGCTCCAGAAAGAGGGAAAATACGACGTGCCGGTGCACTACCGCATGAAGTTCGACGGCCAGACCCCCCAGCAGAACCACTTTTCCGTGGAGCTGCCGCTGAACGACCCGGGCCTGTACTTCTACTACTTCGACCTCTACACCGACTTTCGCCGTATCTACCGCGGGCCGGACAACTGCGGCGTTGTCAGCTGGCAGGAAGGCGAAAAGTGGCAGATCACCGTCTACGATGCCGGTTTCCAGACCCCGGAGTGCATCAAGGGCAAGGTGTTCTATCAGATCTTTCCGGACCGGTTCTGCGAGGGCATTGAGAACAAGCCCATGCCTTTCCCGGACCGGCTGTATCAGGCCGACAAACACGCCGAACCCTTCTGGCAGCCCAACGAGACCGGCGGCCACCTGAACGAGGACTATTTCGGCGGCGACTTGGAAGGCATCCGTATCAAACTGCCCTATCTGCGGGAGATGGGGGTGGACTACCTTTACCTCAACCCCATCTTTGAGGCGCACTCCAACCACCGCTACAACACCGCCGACTATCTCAACGTAGACCCGCTGCTGGGCACCAACGAGGAGTTCGAGGTGCTCTGCCGCGAGGCCGCCAAGTACGGCATTGGCATCGTGCTGGACGGTGTGTTCAGCCACACCGGTTCCGACAGCCGCTATTTCAACCGCGAAGGACGCTATGGGGATGGCGGCGCTTACCGCGACCCCAACTCCCCCTACCGCAGCTGGTACGATTTTGACCCCAAGTATAAGGGCGGCTACCGCAGCTGGTGGGGCTTCGAGACCCTGCCCGAGGTGAACGAAGAGAACCCCTCCTATGTGGAGTTCATCACCGGCGAGGGCGGTGTCATTGACACATGGCTGCGGCGCGGTGCCGCAGGCTTCCGTCTGGATGTAGCCGACGAGCTGCCGGACGACTTTATTGAAAAGATCCGCGCCGCTGTCAAGCGGGTCAGCCCGGAGAAGTTCCTGCTGGGCGAGGTGTGGGAGGATGCCACCACCAAATACGGCTTTGGCCAGCGCCGCACCTATCTGCTGGGCAAGGGGCTGGACAGCGTGATGAATTACCCCTTCAAAAACGCTGTGCTGGACTTTGTAAAGGGTAAGCCCGCCGAGCAGGCCATGGGCGAAATTCTGTCCATCTGTGAGCACTACCCCGCCCCTGCCATGGACACTGCGCTGAACTTTCTCTCCACCCACGACACCGAACGCGCCCTCACCGTGATTGCGGACGAGCCCGCCAACGGCCGTGGCCGCGAGTGGCAGAGCGGCCGCTGTGTGACCGGCGAAGCCTACGAGGAAGGGATGCTGCGCCTGCGCATGGCCTATGCCATCATCTACACGCTGCCCGGCGTGCCCTGCCTGTACTACGGCGATGAGATCGGGATGCAGGGCTACCGCGACCCCTTCAACCGTGCCTTCTTCTGCTGGGACAGCCACGAAAAGCGCCTGAAGCCGGTGCTGGCACAGCTGGCGCAGCTGCGCCACACCTGCGAGGCCTTCCGCACCGGTGAGCTGCGGGTGCTCCGGGCGCAGGACGGCATCCTGCACTACCAGCGCGTAGGCGAAGCGGAAACTGCCGAGGTCATCGTGAACCGCTCGGAGCACATCATCGTGGAGCCGCTGGCTTCCGGCAAGCACACGGAGGTGAACCCCATGGGCTTTACCATCGTGGTGGAGGAGAACGGCCACAATCCGAACCACAGCTATTACGATATCACCTGA